AGATGAGTGGTATGCAGGGGTCTGAGAGGAGCTCCCTGCTGATATGTCTagcaaaacaaaagacacaGGAAGGAAATACAAACACCTTGCACAGCTAGGgcaggacagagacagagccAGACAATACATGAATGAGGAGACATGCACACAGATAAGACAATACAAGACATTACAGggaaatttgactcattttttaaagaaatatgatCAGTAACAGCCACAAGGCTCAATAGAAAATGTGACTGTCCCAGAATCCTCTCCCTCTGTGAGCAAGCCAAGCATTGATCAGATTATACGCTATCTttaactttttctctctttttttttttaaagtttcatgtTCGACCACAAAAAGGGAACTGTGTAAAAGAACCATTTGTTTGAGATGATaccacttttaaaatatttgttttatttagacTTTATGTCTTTGAATTATTGCTCCGCTGaagttttctctctctattaATAATACTCATCTGTttataatacatacaaataaCTAGAATGTCTTTGTTGTGGGAAACTAAGGTGTGGTTACATATTAGAAGTTGTTCCCTTTGTGGTTGACTTTAAAACCTACACACTTTAGGCAGCTGTTAGCCAAAATGTTGGTACATGTTTTCACAATAGTTAAACAAGTGAAACATTTTCTTGggtgtttaatttatttatacagtCAGAGAAACTGCAGCTTGATGACTGTTCTAACAGTTAGAAAATAGAAACTGAAACATCTGATTCCAAAATTAAATATCAAAGTGTGATAAACTGACATCTGAAGTTACCAGCGCACCCTTGacttttgatgctttttgaataTGAAGTCATTGGTTGGCCAAAGTGTAAAACCTTTACTGGATATCCTATATTTGCATTAGCAAAGTGTAGTTGTAATTATTAGAACTCACTGATCTCGCTTAGAGCAAAGGAAAGTTTAGAATAGAGAAATTTGGGGAAAATCCAAGCCATTACAAATCTGTTGCAAACATTATTAAGATGTAAGTATTCCTGTGTTCTCTTTATATTGGAAAATGAAGTGGAAAACTGGCAGAACAGAAAGGTCATGGGACTATTTACACCTTGTGCTCCGAACTGAGACAGTGGATATGAAAGAACATCAGCGCCACCTTGTGACGTAAACGTCAACTACTCACTCTGCGGATATTAGCTAATGCAGCATATTCAGGTCTCACAGCAGACATAAGCCCCGCATAGCTCTGTTAGACAGGatagaaaagcaaaaaaaataacagaacagtTTTGCGACAGGAAGTATGGAAAGCCCAAAAGCAGAACTCACCATTTAGAATGTACATAGATGCAGGAAAACATAAGACTCTTGAGGTACAGAGGCAAGTGAAAAATCTTTGTCTTTTGATTGATGTCAGAAAGGCAACAACTGCAAACCACCGATATGGAGTTCAAGATGTTTGTTGGCTTGCACTTAATTACAAGCACAAGAGTGAAAGATAGTAAGTCAGTTAATAAAAGAAGCTATTTAAAGATCAAGTGGTGATTGGTTCAGGATAAAGTTGGGACTCACAGATCCTGCAGTCCTCTCTGAGGGGGGAATCATATCTGGATTGAGAGTGGAGGGAGGGTCCATGCCTTTAGTGACCTTCTGCTGAATCAGGTACATGGCCAGAGAGAACTGCTCCCGGCTCAGCTTGCCCGTCTGTTTAGTGTCAGCCAGTCccctgcagagaggagagaaaattaCAGATAATGACATCCATCTGATATTGCCAAACATGCGGTCTAATTTCTGTGGTGGCTAAGAGCACTCTGAACTGCAGTTTgagaaaacacaagcacatCTTAACTATTTTGACAACAGAAAGGCagtatttagaaaaaataagTTTCTAGACTTCATAAACGTTATAGAAGCGAATGGATCTGACAGTTAAAGTCATTTCACAGGGGGTGCGTAatgctcaaaacaattaatccaccgttttatagacaaaacagtAGGTCAGGTTAGAGCATGCTGCATGCCTGTGTCAGGCAATCACAGCCGAGTACATCCCTTTACTCTTACTGCCAGAagagggagacaaaagtcccacATTCCAGCTTTAAACACTCATCAATGATGTTTAAAAATTAGATAACAgtattagtttttcttttaatattctGTAAAAACATTCTAATATTAGTgggagatagatagatagatagatagatagatagatagatagatagatagatagatagatagatagatagatagatagatagatagatagatagatagatagatagatagatagatagatagatagatagatagatagatagagatatATATAGCTATCttgtttcttcagtttttagTGTCTCCCAGAAGCTTCGATTGTGTAGAATCTCAGTTCTGTAGTGTTGTATTTGcaatatttttctgtttgctgcGTACTTTTTTTATGCTGCACATGCATGTTCAAATTGATGAATGTGTTTCTTAATATTCCTGTAATTTTTGATGACTGAGCTGTCTTGAACCCTGTAATATTCTCAATATGTGAAAAGTGCGTTGTGAAagtaaaaacaagaacaactaaaaccaaataaatatgATCTGAACTAATCTGTGGTCTCACCATATCTGTGCCAACATAGTCTGGGAGAGACTGGACTGCATGAAGATCTCTATGACTTCAGTCCCGGTGACGAGACCGTCATTGTCAGTGTCCATCTTCTGGAAGATGTCATCATATCGCTCTCTGTCAGCCACCGGTACTACCCAGTTTACCGCCGGCTGGAATGAACAACGTTTACGTGATTAGGGATGAGGGAGAAAACATCTGTTACATCTTCACAGTTCTCTTTATGAGCTTGACTTTGGAGTGATGAGTTTGGATTTTTGAAAGAACAGGTggtattttcatatttattcattatactgattaaaagtaaaaattgtGCTATAGTATTATAGATTATTGGAGACCAGTGAggaaaatatttataataaatgcCAGTGAAGCTTACCTAAAATGTCCGAGAAGACTCCAATAGAATGTACTTTTACCAATTGTTTACTACCAACAGCATGATGATTTATTACTGAGTTAGCAACCTCAATACTGGAAAAATCATCACGTAAAATTCAAgtttaaattcagtttaattttgTGACTAAATGACTTGATAAGAGTAGAGGAAATGGTTTGGAAAGGTTACcataaaatgtgaaatggaCAGTCTAAATTTCTGTGTTgaataagacagaaaataaaaaatggggaaatTAAAATAGcaaaggaaagggaaaaaagacaggatttttttttaaaaagaaggaaaaaaaaaagaggacatcGCAGAGAGCCTCACTTCTCTTCCCTGTCAAGGAGGAAACCTGTTTTTCCAAAGGTCTCAAGTGAAAGATCCCTACAGCAATAACAAAagtacagagaaacacacaggcCTGTGTACAATTCTCACAACAATGTTGCAAAACAAGTTCACCCATTATCAACAGGAAGAATTAATGcatgaaaagatgtttttttttaaccactggGCTCGGCCCTCGTGACCATTACTAAGGGATGAGCAACAAGAGAGAAATGTATTGAGTTTATTGAGAGGGACTGGatgtttttcaaagtttttagtgtttttcactTAATGCTTGTTTGAAGAGAACTGCTCATGACAGCAGACATATAATCCCATGTTTATTTTGCCATGAAGGAAACAAGACTTGTAAACAAACTAGTAAAGGaagtcttttttctctccatacAGTAAAGCAAAAATTAATTTTCAAGTCTACTTTAAGAAGTGAGTAGGactaactaaccctaacccaacaatCCTATGCGAGTGATTATTGACTTAAGTAACATTTTATTGtgacaatatgaaaatattgggctactgttttttaaaatttgattgtCTAAATTAATGATTatgaacaaaatgtaattaaaagcttaaaaaaatagTTATTCGAGTTCTTGTTTTACATGTGTGAGGAGATTGATGGCGTATTGCAGAAAAGTGAAGcacaaatatacattatattattacactgaacattattttatatgatttttcatgcaggtcacattattattatatgtataacaacataaaaaatgtattcctataaatattaattaattaattaattttaatcacATTGCCCAGAACAGCTACACTTATCAATGTCATGATAAAGTCACACTATGCCTACATCAACAGTTCAAGCATCACAAAAGTGAGGCAACAAACCTGTGAGTTAGATTTAAAGGAGTGTTTTGGAGAGAGGTTGACAGTAGTGGTGCTGAGGGGAGTAGCGCTGCCCAGTGGAGGAGTGCTTCGCAATGTTTCTTTGAGAGGAACCGGACCAGAAGTAAGACCAGAGAAAGCGGGCAAGACAGCCACAGCACCTGGCAGCCCAGACGCAGATTTTTTCCTtttggagggagggatgagggagGCGGGTAAGGTAGATGGGATAGGCTCTTTCTCCATGGCCCGATACACAAGATGCATGACCTACAAAATGGGAAATCAGTTCATTTAATAATATTAGCAAAaacaagtttgtttgtttttttaatactcaTTTTACAGATCAAGTATTAGGATCCCAAAATGACCCTGGAGTGACAACTTACCACTGTGAATTCATATTTGTCCAAGTGTCCATCTTTGTCTACATCACTTAAGTCCCAAATCTacagaaacataaagtaaaTGCCAGAATTAACAAGAAGATTAAGTTGttatgagagacagaaagactgTGCAACAGTGTTACATCTAACATGTAATATCACCTTTCCTAACACATCCAGAGGTAGCTTAGAGTTTATCAAAACTGGCTTCACTTTATCACCAGAGAGGAGACCATTTACAGGGGACAGACTCTCAAAAATGCCCTCAAATTTCCCTTTTTCATCAggctggaaaaagaaaagaaaacaggtttAAGAAACAAGCCACATTTTTATCATATTCTATGAAATCTTTTGGTTGATGGTATCAACTCACCCTTATTGCCCACTGTGAGTCAGTTGATATTGTTGAAACACTTAATAATGGGCTGCTTGTGtctctctgtaaaaaaaaaaataaaataaaaaaagaacatgactTAGTAGGTAGGTTATCTGCAGAGACAAATACAGTTACAATCGCATGAAGATAATGAAAAGACAGTAAGGAATTTTTCCCTCACAAAATAACTTCCTGAGACACTTAGTATACATTACTTTCTAACACAGAAGTCGTTTTTCCCCTGCCAGCAGTTATTTCAACACTCACAAATTTGGGTGCCGCTAACGTTTGGTTGAGGTTGTTGAGGCTGATATCATTTCCACCCTGTGCTGAGGCCACCAGTCTCAAAGCTATGAAGAAACCCtacaaaagaggaagaaagaatggCAAATCTAGTGTATTTTTGCACACATCAGCATTACCAATCACTGCAAATGTACAGAGAAATTCGGTGTTACCCGCTTATCCAAGTAGCCTTTTCGTTCTGAATCTGCCAAATCCCAAATCttcaagaaacaaaaacaatactAAATTatgtaagaacattttttttaaattaaagtcaaGATGGCAGTGAacaaatatatgaatgtgtttgtgagtgaatgtgtgtatcaCCCACCTTTCCCAATGTACTGCCTGACAGCCCTGATGTCTTAAGGAACTGAGCTGCATCTCCAGCTGATATTTTGCCATTATTTCCTGGATCCAGCTACAAAGAATCACCAACAAATATGAAGTACCGTACAGAAGAAATAACAGCGTTTATTGATTGATATCATATGACTGGTGATATTTAgctaaataaacactgaaagacAAAGAACAAAGCAGTATCAACGACCATACCTGTCTGTAGTAGCTCTCATAGGCTGGGTTTCCACTTGATAACTAGAGAAgaagaatgtaaaatataataaaaagtaacTATACAACCCAAATAATTGCATTGGTTAACATATTGTCCACATTAAGCTGTTGGATATGAACGTAAGCTGTAATGTTAGCCGACTGTAGTTACATCATCAAGTTAGTCCGACGCTGACGTTAGCTAACTAAAGGTTGTTGTTCAGTTTAACCACGCATTTAATGTCATTAATACGATCCTCTCTAGTAATTACTACTCTCCTTACAGCAGTAGCTTCTTTAAATTAACGCCAGTCTATTTAAACGGCACAGTTGCTCTGCTGTCCGTACAACTAGCTAACCGTGTTAATTTAACCTAGTTCACAACGAGCTGTCTCTAATACGGCCCCACCAGCTAATATCCACCACTGCTGATGAACAGGTTAGCTGTGTGGTTAGAGCGTATAGCGATTGTAACTGTCACTCGATGGTGTTCAATATAAAAATACGCATATTTTTCCCGAGGTGCTGGAAGTTGTTACCTGACTGAGAGTCATAAGCGCCGCCATATTTCCTGGTGTCTCGGGAGCGCGCGAACGCCCCTTAACCGGTACGTGCACGAGCGGCGACAGACGCCTTTTCACCCGCATTCCGCGCGGACGCACCCTAGCCcgtctctgattggctagtagtCGTTGCCTTCGTTGGCTAGGTAGGTTAGTTTAtctagagcaggggtgtcaaatatTCTGCCCGTAGGCCAGATGtggcccgccaaggggtccaatccggcccactttccttcattccttctttctttccatctgtctttccttccttccatctgtccttgctccctttctttcttccttccagtcttcttttctttccttccttcaatctgtccttcttccctttcttccatctttctctccttccttccttccttccttcagtctgttattcctccctttcttccttcactACATCTTTCCttctaccttctttcctttcctccatctttttaatgatctgtCCCACATgggatcaaattgggctgtgtgtggcccttgaatgaaaatgagtttgacacccctgatctagAGGTTtgtgtggcccttgaatgaaaatgagtttgacacccctgatctagAGGTTTGAGTTATTAGTCACTCTACATGCACTGACTGAACCTAATGAGAAAGCATATCTCGTTTATTGCCTAGTATGAAAATACTCcgagaaatgacaataaatctTGTATCTTAAATCAGAGGCAGTGTAGGGACGGGTCCTCGCAGAATGCGGGTGGGAAAATAATGCTGATTAAACGTGCTGGTGGTTTCGGAGGGTGTATATCCGAGCATTGATTGATGCTGAGAGGGactaaaccatagactgtatggacTAAACACGGGAAAATGTATTGTAGGCAGAGGTGGTAACCACATTGAAAGGTAGCAACATGCTGAACTTGTCATCACGCCCATTAATTGGTAACTCCTCCCTATTCCCGAGTGCACAACATACTAGTTCATTGTAGTTATTTGTAGTGAACAATTCAGTTTTACTCTTTGTAAACAGATGTGTATGGGTATTACCAGTTTCATACCATGAAAAGTAAAGAAGGCACCTACCCAAGACCTTAAATTCACTATTTTGCGCCACTGTATCACAACATGAACTGCATTTTTACCTTAACCAAATTGCATATACATAAAGGAATTTTTCtacatttggttgtttttaaatttcttaCTACAAATATGTCACTTATTTTATGAACCCTAGTCATATtttattagtcatttttttcctgTAGTTGCATGTATCATATGAAACCTGAAATCAGAGATTGAGTAGGCTTTTACCATTATACAGCCGCCATTTCTCAGAGCAACTAATCTTGGTATCAATATTGTAATATGGTATGTTGAATGTTcaaggttttgtttttcattctatcaaacactgaaacatgaaaacaaactgtagTTGTCAAGTCAACTTACATACTTTCAAAATACGAGTACGTACAGTACAGAATATGACCAGACCAATAAGGTTATAatcttttaataaaaactttGGTATCAATAACATTCTGTCCAATAAAAATAAGCGTGACCCtaagtgatgtcatcagtcacACCAGGGGCTCACCATCGGTTTCTCCAGACATTTAGGATATAATGCAGGACCCATCACATTACCATGAAGACATGATGAATTCATGTCAATTAAACGTAGAAAAACAACTGCATTGTACACTTAGATTAAGATTAATTTATGTccaaacatttcattcatttctgccTTATCGAGtgggggaaagaaaaacaaagtcagTGCCACAGATGTCACCAGAATAAGTTACCTTATATTACAGTCTGGATTTTTATCTGTTATTTTTTGATCTTACACTTTATATCTTACACGTTTTTTTCtatgtgcattttgttttacCTTGCTGCAAAATAAATTTCCCTttggggacaataaagttaatGTTGGAATCTGAATGGTTTGACATCTGCAAACTTTCTGGAATCTGCAATTAAAAAGGAGAGGTATACATCAAGAAAATCAAGACAACAGTGGATGCCAGGGCCTCCATGTTCTTTGTCTTAATAAAATGCTGGTAGAGCATGTGAGGAATGGATGTGGTGGAAGGTGGAAAACCTTAGAAAGTACCCAGCAGCTTAGAGGCAACAGGGTGGCATCATGAccaaaatgaaagagaaactaAGTCCATAAACACCCACTCCCACCCTTCACTACATAAACCCCCAAGTTGGGTTGTGTCCAAATCGCAGGGAAAGGATGCACAGCAGCCACAATACCCCTGGGAAATAAAGGACAGAGTTTCTCTAGGAGGCGGGACAGAAAAACTATCTGGCCAGACCTCCTCAAAGCTCATCtttctcctttacttcctcATCATCTGTTTCTAAAGGTCCATCCTCCATGTCGTCCTTCGAATCTTcctcgtcttcttcttcctcctcctcctcatctatgtcttcgtcttcctcctcatcaGCCTCTGTGTCttgctctttgtttttctcctcatcttctttttgtttcaggTCATCCTGCTcctgtttcattttcctctctgGTTCCTGCAGACAAAGTCCAGATAATCATAAGCCGCGACTTCTAATTGAATTTGTATTTCACAGGTGACAGTTGCATTTGTTATACAGGTTTACTAAATATGTAAGTATGAATTGCAGCACTGGCATACCTTTGTGGCACCCCATGTCTCATTTCCAATGTCTTCTGCTTCCTTCACATCATCTGTGATCACGAAGTTGTCAAAGATGGTACCAGATTTCACCTGAAATGAACCATAATAAATGTTAGCTTTGGCATCATTACAGCAATTAcattaatacaaattaaaagatatgtttttctctctcacctgcCAAAGATCAAGACCCAAAACACCAATCTTTTCAAACTTGTAGATGTCTGAATCAGCACTGTACTCAGGATTGTCAATCTCAGGGTGTACCCAGGCTCCTTTGTAGTTGGGATTGTCGATCTGCTTGGGTTTCCATTCTCCCTGCAATAGAAAAGCTATTTATTATGCTGCAAAAGCATCAGCAGACTGAATGCCAAACATTTTTAGGCACAGCAGATCATACAAAGTACAAACTCTAGTCCAAGCAAAATGACTATGCATCTTAAACCTACCTTGTACTCAGGGTTGGGGATCATGGGAGGCTCCCACTCTCCATCCATATCCTCATCCCAGTCATCAGGCTTTTTAGCATCAGGGTCTGgaatgttttcagctttgtCCCAATCCTAAAAAAGAAGTAACAAATCCTTGATTTAAGGCATGATCGATGAAcagtaaaatgttttctgttaacTGGTTAATTTTTCCATCAAATCGGATTTGATAGCATTTAAGACTCCTATCGGGATCAATGCCAATTCATAGATCTTTTAAAcccaaagaaaaagacaaaacacagcaaattTTATACTGGATAAGGTTGATTAACTACAAGCTAATGGCAGCACAATTATATTAGTGAGCTTATTCACCTCAGGCTTGGTGTCATCAGCATCATCAATCTTGGCACGGTCATCCCAGTCCTCTGGCTTCTTGGCTTCGGGGTCCTTAATTTTCTTAGCAGGCAGGAAGTCCCAGTCCTCCTCCAGACTGCCAGATTCTACCTTGTTGTTGTCAATCTTTACCTCATAGGTCTGGTCTGGATTCAGGATAAGTGTGTACAAATGGGACAACTCATCATCCTAAAAGAAACAGGTGTTTTGGATTAAGCCACtggtggagtgtgtgtttgtatttcacaatgctaacattaataataataataataataataataataataataataatgatgataaggagaagaagaagaatgttttcacatttaaaatgccAGAATTACCTtgcatttaatttctttcttgaTGAGGTGATTCTTGCCCTTGTAATTGAAAATGACATGAACCTTCTTGGTGCTGTAGCCACAAATATCAGGGcctatgtgaaaaaaaagaagaaaaagaacaccATCACTGAATTTtgcaaattattttattgtagcCATTTGACTGCAACAGTTGCTGTCTGCATTCTGGTAACAATCACTTACCAAACATGATGTAGTATGAGGAATCTCCATTCATGCCAGTCTGATCCAAATCAGTAGGGAAGACCTTCACATAGCCACCACCGCAGTCAATCTTTTGCTCGTGCTTGACTGTAAACTGGATGACCACAGGCTTGCCTTCATTGCTAAAAGGCTCAAAACGGGCAGAGGTGGCATAGAAACGAGCATCCTGGCTTGTCTGCAGACctgaaaaacaataaagtgtGAAAGAAATCCTTAATTCAGGCACACAATAGAAACCACTGCACTTAAGCTGGAGGTAAGATGAGCTGTTCAAACAAAACTACAGCACTGAGGTTGAGCTGTGTAAGCAGTAATTTAATGCAGAATAAGGTAGCAACTAGCAAACTTTCTCTAAAAACTCATTCATTATATTCTCCAGTATTTACACAAGGAAACGTTTGAATGACAGGTGACTGATCAATAAttcatttcaacattaagaaagtTTACCTTTATCTTTCTCAGCATCTCCATAGAACTTGCCAGCCGTCAATTTCCACTCTCCATAGTCAGATTTGTGTTTGGAGTCCACCCAGCGACTTCTCCATTGATCTGAATAGAAAAAACGACTATTAAGTTCAACGAGGTCTAACAGTTAGGACACGTATTTCAGTTCAAGAAGTACTTCCCCAAAATAAGTGACATTAGCCTGCTGTTCATTCATTTGCGTTTATTAAGTTTACTGCCACTCTGGTTACAATTATTTAACTCTGCTATCTAATTAACAGTTTGCTAGCTGTCGGGGCCTTGCTAAGGTTAGCAAGCTAAAGTTGTCAAATTAGCTAGacttaaaaatgcaaaacagtgAAGGTATTATTCAATGAACTGCTGATTGAAAAAGAAGAATGCTAGTTTCATGAGAATACGagtttaggaaaaaaaaatcacactgatTATTCTGACCTGAAAGATGGGCTAACAGCGAAGCTAAACGTGCAATGAATTAACTAACACAACCAGCATTATGACTTCCTCTGCAAAACTTACCCCCATCCAGAAACTCCTCCCGAAAGTAAACCTTTGCATGTACGCTGTAAACCACTAACATTACAGCAATTACACCCAAGACTTGCATTTTCCCCATCTCGGCTCCACTGTCCGCTGCTGACTCTAACCCCTTTGCTTAAATGGTGAATATCTTAatggagaagaaggaagagaagggggTATATTTTAGAGTCGCTCCAGCGAACAGATGTCTGCACGCTATTGGACAACAGGACGGTGTGTCTGGACCAATCACAGTAGACCACGAAACACAGGTCCTGTCCAAAGGCTGATCCAGGATCCGCTGTTATTCAGGTCAATTCATCTTTGTTATTATATCAACAGTCCAAAAGAGGGTGCCAAATATAacaaaagtaaattaaaaaaaaaaaaacatttccccaGGCACCCAGGAAGCATTAATCATTACTATAAGTCTGAGTTACCGTAATGACTATGATTTGGATTACTCATTTACTAGAAAGCATATCACTAAAACTTCATGTTGACTTTTGAACTGGCCAATTATCGAAGCCCATTTCCGCCAATGTGATGGGGGAAAAGATCCTGTAAATCAAATATGATGAGAAACtttgtcaaaataatgagatactatatcaaaataatgacgtagtatctcaaaataatgagatactaatAAGTCATaagataagtcattattttgagatactaagtcgtTATTTTTTAGatgttctcattattttgagttactgtCACTTTTTTGATATTATtctgagatagtttctcattattttgagatactaagcaATTATCTTTGAGATAGGCTACTAAGTCATAATTTTGAGATACTCGTGATTTTGCGATACTAAGTCGCTGTTGTTGAGATgttattattttgagttactatgTCACtcttttgagatactaagtcattattctgagacagtttctcattattttcagatagtttctcattattttgagatactaagtcataattttgagatactaagtcattattctgagatagtttctcattattttgagatactaattAGTAtcttttcatcacattggcggaaatgggcttcaatagaaaataaaatcgTTTCCTGATTTGGTGTCATCAGTTTGGTTTTGCAAGTTGATGTATGCCAATTAACAT
This genomic interval from Scomber scombrus chromosome 11, fScoSco1.1, whole genome shotgun sequence contains the following:
- the LOC133990683 gene encoding epidermal growth factor receptor substrate 15-like 1 isoform X3, with amino-acid sequence MAALMTLSQLSSGNPAYESYYRQLDPGNNGKISAGDAAQFLKTSGLSGSTLGKIWDLADSERKGYLDKRGFFIALRLVASAQGGNDISLNNLNQTLAAPKFRDTSSPLLSVSTISTDSQWAIRPDEKGKFEGIFESLSPVNGLLSGDKVKPVLINSKLPLDVLGKIWDLSDVDKDGHLDKYEFTVVMHLVYRAMEKEPIPSTLPASLIPPSKRKKSASGLPGAVAVLPAFSGLTSGPVPLKETLRSTPPLGSATPLSTTTVNLSPKHSFKSNSQPAVNWVVPVADRERYDDIFQKMDTDNDGLVTGTEVIEIFMQSSLSQTMLAQIWGLADTKQTGKLSREQFSLAMYLIQQKVTKGMDPPSTLNPDMIPPSERTAGSSYAGLMSAVRPEYAALANIRRDSTSSTGSAELTGIKELDDLSQEIAQLQREKFIMEQEIREKEDSIRQQNSEVQDMQNELDRESSSLQDLESQKQEAQERLEEMDQQRSKLEGMLNDIKQKCQEESHMISSLQSQIRSQETDLRSQEDELGRSKVDLSRLQEEEAQLEQNLLSGRVQLDSIVKSLKTTQEEINQARSKLSLIQDNQKEVTKTIEQYNSSLNDINGGNFSDLPDLSETFAEKENGGFKSADESFKSKIAMFNNSSAKESPADPFQTEDPFKSDPFKDPFGVDPFKESDPFKGTSSEDFFKKSDMFGSSDPFSKKPTPPAKPSAFGADPFSSKPTDSDVFGTTDPFGSGSFGNKGGFADFSQMSKKSDNPVLPSKKNVPNRPAPPYVWK
- the LOC133990684 gene encoding calreticulin-like, with the translated sequence MGKMQVLGVIAVMLVVYSVHAKVYFREEFLDGDQWRSRWVDSKHKSDYGEWKLTAGKFYGDAEKDKGLQTSQDARFYATSARFEPFSNEGKPVVIQFTVKHEQKIDCGGGYVKVFPTDLDQTGMNGDSSYYIMFGPDICGYSTKKVHVIFNYKGKNHLIKKEIKCKDDELSHLYTLILNPDQTYEVKIDNNKVESGSLEEDWDFLPAKKIKDPEAKKPEDWDDRAKIDDADDTKPEDWDKAENIPDPDAKKPDDWDEDMDGEWEPPMIPNPEYKGEWKPKQIDNPNYKGAWVHPEIDNPEYSADSDIYKFEKIGVLGLDLWQVKSGTIFDNFVITDDVKEAEDIGNETWGATKEPERKMKQEQDDLKQKEDEEKNKEQDTEADEEEDEDIDEEEEEEEDEEDSKDDMEDGPLETDDEEVKEKDEL